The Macaca nemestrina isolate mMacNem1 chromosome 6, mMacNem.hap1, whole genome shotgun sequence genome window below encodes:
- the LOC105484286 gene encoding protein limb expression 1 homolog, whose product MDRTLESLRHIIAQVLPHRDPSLVFKDLNVVSMLQEFWESKQQQRAAFPSEGVVVYESLPAPGPPFVSYVTLPGGSCFGNFQCCLSRAEARRDAAKVALINSLFNELPSRRITKEFIMESVQEAVASTSGTLDDADDPSTSVGAYHYMLESNMGKTMLEFQELMTIFQLLHWNGSLKALRETKCSRQEVISYYSQYSLDEKMRSHMALDWIMKERESPGIVSQELRMALRQLEEARKAGQELRFYKEKKEILSLALTQICSDPDTSSPSDDQLSLTALCGYH is encoded by the exons TGAACGTTGTGTCAATGTTACAGGAATTTTGGGAAAGCAAGCAGCAGCAGAGGGCTGCATTCCCAAGTGAAGGTGTGGTGGTCTATGAGTCACTGCCAGCTCCTGGGCCTCCCTTTGTGAGTTATGTGACCCTCCCAGGGGGAAGCTGTTTTGGCAACTTTCAG tGCTGCTTAAGTAGAGCTGAGGCCAGGCGGGATGCAGCTAAAGTGGCCCTGATCAACTCCCTCTTCAACGAGCTGCCCTCTCGCAGGATCACCAAGGAATTCATTATGGAAAGTGTTCAGGAAGCAGTAGCCTCCACCAGC GGCACTTTAGATGATGCGGATGACCCCAGCACCAGTGTTGGAGCCTATCACTACATGCTGGAGTCAAACATGGGGAAGACCATGCTGGAATTTCAG GAGCTGATGACCATTTTCCAACTATTGCACTGGAATGGAAGCCTAAAAGCCCTTCGTGAAACAAAGTGTTCCCGACAG GAAGTCATCTCCTACTATTCTCAGTATTCTCTAGATGAAAAGATGCGCAGCCACATGGCCCTAGACTGGATCATGAAGGAGCGGGAGTCACCAGGAATTGTCTCTCAAGAGCTACGAATGGCCCTGAGGCAGTTGGAGGAAGCCAGGAAAGCAGGACAAGAACTACggttttacaaagaaaagaaagaaatcttgagCTTAGCCCTGACTCAGATCTGCAGTGACCCTGACACTTCCTCACCCAGTGATGACCAGCTGAGCCTTACAGCCCTGTGTGGCTATCACTAG